From Paenibacillus sp. FSL H8-0537:
CGCACGGTCGTGGCAGCTTTGCTGCAGTTCGTTTGCAGAATATGGAGGGGGGAGTTTTTAAAACGAGCAAGCAGCATTCTTCTCTACTACTACTGATTTATAAGGAGTCCAAATGAAAAAAATTAGTGCTTTACTCATGTCATTATTTGTAGCTTTTTCCCTGTTTACTCCTGTACATGCGGCTGAGAAGCCAATAAGCGTCGTTATTAATGGCAGCGAAGTCAAGTTTGACAATTTTGAGCCTGTTATTGAAAAGGGCAGCACCCTCGTGCCAATGCGTCCGATTTTGGAAGAGCTTGATGCGAAGGTCGTGTGGAACAAAAGCACGCAAACGGTAACCGCTACCAAAGAAGGCGTAGATCTGTCGCTGCAAATTGGCAACAAAACGGCTACGGTCAACGGCGAGAAAAAACAGCTTGAAGTAGCTCCAAAAACAATCAAAAACGTAACGTACATTCCGCTTCGCTTCATTGGCGAGGCAACTGGCTATCAAGTAGACTGGAGCAAAGCGCTTCGCACGATTACCTTTACGATTAAGGTTAATGCCGAAGGCAGCAAAGGCTTCTTGTGGAAAGTAGAAAAAAATGGCAATACAGTTTACCTGCTTGGCTCGATTCATGTGGCGAAAGACAGCATGTATCCGCTTCGTCCGGAAATTGAAGAGGCATTCAAAGCAGCACAGCATCTGGCGGTAGAGGTTGACTTGACAAAGCTTGATCCTACAGCCTTGCAGGCTTATGCAAACAAATTGGGTACTTACTCGGATGGTACGACGCTCAAGGATCATATCTCGGCGGAGACATATGCAAAAATTACAGCTCTGTTGAAAGCAAATAAATTGCCGGAAAATACCTTTGATCCTTATAAGCCATGGATCGTAACACAAACCATTACTGCGATGGGTATGCAGGGTACTGGTTACAATACTAGCAATGGCATAGATCTTTATTTCACAGAAAAAGCGAATAAAGCGAATGTTCCTGTCATTTCTCTTGAGACAGCAGAGGGTCAACTGTCCATGTTTGAAGGTTTCTCAAAAGAATTGCAGGAGAAGCAATTGGTTCAAACTCTTGATGCAGTAAGCCAGCCAGCAACTTCGGAGCCTACAGGCATCGATGCTTTAACCGATATGTGGGTAAGTGGCAGCGACGATGAACTCGTTGCATTGACAGCAGAAGTTGAAAAAGAGCCTGAATATTACAATGCTTTGATTAAAGACCGTAATGTTGGTATGACGAATCAAGTAAAAGGATTTTTGAACGGTACTGATAAATCGACCTATTTTGTAGTAGTAGGGGCATTGCATATGTTGGGTCCTGACGGTATCGTGACGCTGCTTGAGAAAGATGGCTTTACCGTTGAAAGACAGTAGTAAATCGTTGCTATAATCGAATGAGTAGGAATGAAAGACACCATTTCTCCCGTTAATTGGGGAAGAAGTGGTGTCTTTTCTTTTTGTAAGTAAATAATGAATTCTATAATTCGTAAAATTTATTTATTTTTAAAAAATAATCTTTTACTTGCGTGGCATTGTTGTAATATACTTCAATAAGCAGGAAGCATATAAACTGAAGGGATGTTTGCAGTGAAGAAAATAGTATTTTTTATCCTTATGATTTCGTTATTTATTCCAAGTGCTACAACAAGTTATGCAGCAGAAGGGAAATGGAAAGTATATTTGGATGGTACAGAGCTGTCATTCAGTAATTCTCCATTTGTTAGTGAAGGCACTACGCTTGTGCCCTTCCGCAATTTGTTTGAAGCATTAGGGGCAACCATTAGCTACAATGGCAAGACGAAAACGATTAATGCGAAGAAAGATAATACAGAAATTATGTTAACAATTAATAATCCGGTAGCCTATTCAAATGGGGCATCCTTTAAATTGAATGTGGCTCCTAAGTCGATATCGGGTGTAACGTATGTGCCGCTTCGTTTTGTAAGTGAAACGTTAGGCTATGGCATTGAAGTGAAAAGCAAAAAAATATATCTGAATGCTGGCAGTACAACGACGGCAACTCCTACAACTACGCCGGCACCAACTCCAACTCCAACTGATCCTGCTAAAACGCAAGATATGACGATTGAACAAATAGGCGAGCTGTCCGATCGAGTTGTGTATATTGAGGTAGTTGATCAAAATAATAAAGCAATCGCAAGCGGAAGCGGCGTTATTGTCGGATCAAAGGGCGAAATTATAACCAATTATCATGTTATTGAAGGCGCTCATAAAGCGGTTATTTATACAAGTGATGAAGTGAAATATGAATCCAGCACTGTTTTAAATGCCGATAAGGATAGAGATCTGGCTTTGATCAAAATAGATTCGTCTAATTTGAACTTGCCAACCGTTACGATTGGCGATTCCTCCAAGCTGAAATTGGGCGAATCTGTCGTGGCAATCGGGTCCCCGCTTGGTTTCACCAACTCGCTCACTTCAGGCGTTGTTAGTACGAAGAACAGAACGGTTGACGGCCAAAATTATATCCAAATTTCTACGCCTATCGATCATGGGAGCAGCGGTGGAGCCTTGTTTAACTTGAGAGGCGAGCTGGTAGGCATTACAACTGCGCTTGTAGAAAGCTCTGCAGCCATCAATCTAGCTATTCCTTCAACAGATGTGAGCACTTTTTTGAAAAAGCCTCAGCAATCTAAATCTTATACTGCTGCCGCGCCAGGAGAATCAACGTCTGGAAGTACTCAAGCTGCTACGGTGAAACAAATTGAGAATTTTCTAAATGATGAATATAGCTACATTACCTATGAAGGTTTGGAATTTGAGTTTACATGGTTTGCTTCGCTTGCTGAGGATAAAAAAAATATTATAATTGGCGGAGTAATTAACGATACTGCTGTTTATTCGGATTTGATGAAGCTTCAGAAAAAGGATGATATGTCTATACCGGATATTATGTATTACATTTCTGAAGAGCTTTATGATAATTTGAAGGTGGAAGGCGCATTTATCGGATTGTATCTCGCCACTTATTCCAAAACGTATCCTAGCCAGTTCCCTGCCGATTCTATTGAGAGGGAAGGCTCGGGTTATGGCGTATTCCATAATTTTATTTTTGGAACGGTTGATTTTAAAGAAAAGAAAATGTATTATACTTTAGATTTATACGGTGATGATGACTTTATAAGCGTCCGAATTTAGTGAGCATTGTCTCGCTATAGATAGTAAAAACAAAGGAATGGATCCTCATCTGGGAAACCGCTCTCAGGCTGTCGAGAAAGTATCGACAGCTTTTTTTATAAATATTTAGCTTAACACGACACCGCGTTAATTTGTTTTCAAATGATAACGGGCGTAAGATCATTGATCCGCTTGTTCTTTTCAAGATAATCTTTCTGGGTATTTCTACGGTATTCGTTCTGAACGTCTTGAGATGAGACGTAGGGTTTCTCGACAATTTGAAAAGAGTAACTTCTCTCGTGGAGGAGTTACTCTTTTTTGGATTGAATATCAAAAAGCAGCGAGCGCACGTTTCAAAAGTCTAATTACTAATTGTTTTTGTCGGATAAACTCAATTTCACTTTTGAAATGAAAGGATCTGAATTGGAGTCGTTCCTGTGTTTTAAATATGCAAGAAGAATATTATTCATTTTTTCATCAATTTCAGAATGCTTACTTCTAATGGATACTAACCAAGAAGAGATTCTAAATTTATTAAGAATAGCTGTCATCAGCAAACTAATTAAAAAGCCAAGTAAACTAGAAGTAATAAATAAGCTGAGGTTATTAATATTGGAATCTGTTAACTTTGTAGCATAGTCTATTAATTTATTAATCCAAATGAAAACGAAGAAATGTAATAGAAATACTCCTAAAGAGTACCGTTGCCCTAGAGTAGATAATTTTGAGGCAAAAGGAATTTCAATTTTACTATAAATATCACCAAGGAAAAGGAAAGAAAGAGATAGCCAAATCGGTAAAGAAGCTTTTAAGGGTACTGAAGAGAATTCCCCACCTTTTAAAATTCCGTATACGTATCCCATTGCTATTAAAGGTACAAATAAAATGAATACTAATTTTATAGGGGAAGAAAGCTTAATGGTTGGGAGATGCTTAGAGATCCCGCTAATTTCATACAAGAAGGCTAAAACAGTTATTCCTAAAGCTAATTTATTTAATTGTAAAAGGTTACTAATCGACTCCATTTTCGTGGTATCTACAAAAGTAATTAAAAAAATCATAAGAGTAAGCCCTAAAACTGTGAGTCGTTTTATAAACCCACCTTTTTTTATAAGTATTGATACAACAAATGCAAAACTATATATAATTATTAATTGATATAAATAATAAACGGGGCTATAGTTACCTGATTTCAGGGTGCTGAATCCATCCTTTAAAATAGAATTTACGTCGGTTCCGCTTAAAAACAAATGAAACGGATAACGCCAATAGCCTTCATAAAATATGTAGTTTGGAATATCATACAAGACAACATATGCTAGTAATAAAAGTCCAATTTCTTTAACTCTCGTAAATATCATCAACGGCTTTTTATTGAATGATTTGAGAGCAAATCTTGCTGATACAACATAAAAAAAGGGCATTGCCCAACAAAATGCAAAAAGCTTAGCTTGGTCGATAATACTCTGCTGATCAGGAGACATTGAACCGTAATACGAATTGTGAAACCAAATAATTGCAAAGCACCCGATTAATCTGTATAGATCTGTTAAATTCGCAACCCTCAAAAGAAGTCCCTCCAAAATTATCTTTTTATATGTTTATTATACTCTAAAGTTATACGGAAGTAAGCTGGAATGGGATAACCATATATTTTTGTTGAGTTCATATTATGTAAGTGCTTGCTTGAGGCGTATATAAATTAAGCCATTCCTACAGTTCTTACAGTAGAAAATAAAAAGGGCTATCCTGAGGTCATTTTCATGACTTTAAGATAGCCCTTAACTAAATTGCAATTCAATAAACTTATTGATTGAAATACGTCCCAGGAGAGATTCGAACTCCCGACCGACGCCTTAGAAGGGCGTTGCTCTATCCAGCTGAGCTACTGGGACACGTAAGAATGAGTATAGCATGGCGGCCTGTATTTACGCAATAGGCAATTTTATGTTTCTGCTTGAAAATATTTGGGTAAAAAAGCCACATGAATTAATATACACATTTTCAATGAGCAGGGCAAGCTTTTTTTATAATTATGCTGCTGGATAAACGTATATTTTTATATTGCTCGCTTCCGTGGTATAATCTATCGCAAGCAATGGACAGATGAAGCTGGAGTTTGACCGACAAGGTGGTGGTACCATTACAACTCCCAATGACTCGCATAATGAAGGCACAGGAAAAAACGTGTATTTGTTCCCGCGAATGTTGGATCAGTATCAAATTCAATTGACCCGGATGCTTGAAGCCGAGCAATATGGTGAAGCCAAGCGGCTGCTGCAGTTCCTGCTTTCCTGCAAAGGCGAGGACGAGCGCCACTATGAGGAATGGGAAAGCTTGCTTTCCTGGCTCGATATGGCTTTTCCGGAATATCGCGTTCCTGGTGAAGAGGAGGCTTTAAATCCAGCAGAGCAGGAAGCCGATGAGCAAGCGATACGTGAAGATCTGCTCAATCCTGCTGAGCAGGATGAAGGTTATGTGAAACAGGTGCTCTACATTATGAAGCATCACCCGATGATTGATCAGCAGATTTTAGCGCTGGAGCGGGCGGTATTCATTCGGGCAACCGAGGTGAATGATATCATTTCACAGTGGCTCACCACAGCGTCAGACGTTCATCCTATCGTGCAGTTCAAGGCGCTGCAATGCTTGCGCAAGCGAGGAGCGACCGGACGGCTCGTTATGGAGCGGCTAGGCGAGCAGGCAGAGCTGGAGATCGACGCGACGCCGCTTGCAATGGATGATTTTCCACAGCCCGTCAACCGCATTTTGGAGCGCGTGGAGAGCATTACGGAGGCGGATGATCCATCGCTTCCACATTTTGCGAGAGAGCTTTGGAAAGACAGTCTGCAATTTTTATACGGCACGACCGCTTACACTTGGATGCTGCGGGATGATGAGGAGACGGTGGATTGCTACGCAGGAGCGCTGCACCAGACTTTGTTAATTACCGTATACGGCACCGTCAATGATGATGATATTCGTGATACATACGGCATTACAGAAGCACTTAGATTCCGTTACGAACAGGCCTGCCGGACGCTTCGTCAGGTGGCCGTTGTACAGCAACCAGGGGATGAAGATCCAGAGCCTTGATTAAAAAGCTCAATACTATTATAATAGAATGGTTTATGAAACGTGAAATCTACGGATGTATGCGTATTTTTGGAGGGGAAAGCATAAAATGAAAGCAACTTGGGAAAAAATAGACAAGAACCTCATCTCTATTGATGTTGAGGTTGGTGCTGAGAAAGTAGCAGTAGCACTGGATGAGGCGTTTAAGAAAGTCGTTCAAAAGGTTAACGTTCCTGGATTCCGTAAAGGTAAAGTTCCACGGGGCATGTTCGAATCGCGCTTTGGCGTAGAGAGCCTGTATCAGGATGCAATCGACATTTTGCTGCCTGAAGCTTACACAAACGCAATCGAAGAAAACGATCTTCAGCCGGTTGACCGTCCTGAAATCGATGTTGAGCAATTTGGCAAAGGCCAAACGTTCAAATTCAAAGCTAAAGTTATCGTTAAGCCAGAAGTTGAGCTTGGCGAGTACAAAGGCCTTGAAGTTACAGCTGCAAGCACAGAAGTTAGCGAAGAAGAAATCGCTGCTGAGCTTGCGCGCCTGCAGCAACGCCATGCTGAGCTGACTGTTCTTGATGAAGGTTCAGCTGAGAACGGCGATACAACTGTCATTGATTTTGACGGTTATGTAGATGGAGAACAGTTCGAAGGCGGTAAAAGCGAAGGTTATTCGCTGGAGCTGGGCTCGAATTCCTTCATTCCAGGCTTTGAAGATCAAGTAGTTGGTATGCAAATCGGCGACTTCAAAGATGTTGAAGTAACGTTCCCGGAAACCTACCACGCTGAAAACCTTGCTGGTAAGCAAGCGATTTTCAAAGTGAAGCTGCACGAAATCAAACGCAAAAGCCTGCCTGCTCTTGACGATGAGTTCGCTAAAGATGTCAGCGAATTTGATACGCTTGAAGAGTACAAGCAAGATCTTGCTGGCAAGCTGAAAGAAAAGAAAGCTAAAGATGCAGAGCAAGCGCTTGAAGTTCAAATCGTTGAAAAAGCAAGCGAAGCTTCGCAAGTGGAAATTCCTCAGCCGATGGTTGATACTGAAGTGGATTTCATGCTTCGCGATTTCGAAAACCGT
This genomic window contains:
- a CDS encoding acyltransferase produces the protein MRVANLTDLYRLIGCFAIIWFHNSYYGSMSPDQQSIIDQAKLFAFCWAMPFFYVVSARFALKSFNKKPLMIFTRVKEIGLLLLAYVVLYDIPNYIFYEGYWRYPFHLFLSGTDVNSILKDGFSTLKSGNYSPVYYLYQLIIIYSFAFVVSILIKKGGFIKRLTVLGLTLMIFLITFVDTTKMESISNLLQLNKLALGITVLAFLYEISGISKHLPTIKLSSPIKLVFILFVPLIAMGYVYGILKGGEFSSVPLKASLPIWLSLSFLFLGDIYSKIEIPFASKLSTLGQRYSLGVFLLHFFVFIWINKLIDYATKLTDSNINNLSLFITSSLLGFLISLLMTAILNKFRISSWLVSIRSKHSEIDEKMNNILLAYLKHRNDSNSDPFISKVKLSLSDKNN
- a CDS encoding TraB/GumN family protein; translated protein: MKKISALLMSLFVAFSLFTPVHAAEKPISVVINGSEVKFDNFEPVIEKGSTLVPMRPILEELDAKVVWNKSTQTVTATKEGVDLSLQIGNKTATVNGEKKQLEVAPKTIKNVTYIPLRFIGEATGYQVDWSKALRTITFTIKVNAEGSKGFLWKVEKNGNTVYLLGSIHVAKDSMYPLRPEIEEAFKAAQHLAVEVDLTKLDPTALQAYANKLGTYSDGTTLKDHISAETYAKITALLKANKLPENTFDPYKPWIVTQTITAMGMQGTGYNTSNGIDLYFTEKANKANVPVISLETAEGQLSMFEGFSKELQEKQLVQTLDAVSQPATSEPTGIDALTDMWVSGSDDELVALTAEVEKEPEYYNALIKDRNVGMTNQVKGFLNGTDKSTYFVVVGALHMLGPDGIVTLLEKDGFTVERQ
- the tig gene encoding trigger factor, translating into MKATWEKIDKNLISIDVEVGAEKVAVALDEAFKKVVQKVNVPGFRKGKVPRGMFESRFGVESLYQDAIDILLPEAYTNAIEENDLQPVDRPEIDVEQFGKGQTFKFKAKVIVKPEVELGEYKGLEVTAASTEVSEEEIAAELARLQQRHAELTVLDEGSAENGDTTVIDFDGYVDGEQFEGGKSEGYSLELGSNSFIPGFEDQVVGMQIGDFKDVEVTFPETYHAENLAGKQAIFKVKLHEIKRKSLPALDDEFAKDVSEFDTLEEYKQDLAGKLKEKKAKDAEQALEVQIVEKASEASQVEIPQPMVDTEVDFMLRDFENRLRMQGMTLDLYYQFSGQDESVLREQMAGDAAKRVRNNLVLEAIAKAEGIEITDEDLTAELETLSTSYNRPVEELRELFTKNGNIDSLKQDVQLRKTIKLLNDNSKIVEAVQEA
- a CDS encoding trypsin-like peptidase domain-containing protein; protein product: MKKIVFFILMISLFIPSATTSYAAEGKWKVYLDGTELSFSNSPFVSEGTTLVPFRNLFEALGATISYNGKTKTINAKKDNTEIMLTINNPVAYSNGASFKLNVAPKSISGVTYVPLRFVSETLGYGIEVKSKKIYLNAGSTTTATPTTTPAPTPTPTDPAKTQDMTIEQIGELSDRVVYIEVVDQNNKAIASGSGVIVGSKGEIITNYHVIEGAHKAVIYTSDEVKYESSTVLNADKDRDLALIKIDSSNLNLPTVTIGDSSKLKLGESVVAIGSPLGFTNSLTSGVVSTKNRTVDGQNYIQISTPIDHGSSGGALFNLRGELVGITTALVESSAAINLAIPSTDVSTFLKKPQQSKSYTAAAPGESTSGSTQAATVKQIENFLNDEYSYITYEGLEFEFTWFASLAEDKKNIIIGGVINDTAVYSDLMKLQKKDDMSIPDIMYYISEELYDNLKVEGAFIGLYLATYSKTYPSQFPADSIEREGSGYGVFHNFIFGTVDFKEKKMYYTLDLYGDDDFISVRI